Proteins from a single region of Punica granatum isolate Tunisia-2019 chromosome 8, ASM765513v2, whole genome shotgun sequence:
- the LOC116188057 gene encoding receptor-like protein Cf-9 homolog, with protein sequence MRRDVWVFLFLSVLLFLISRHSIIIAVVVAVPTSNTSSPYSSQRPSPASECDALLQFSQSFTISRDASADYCDYQTNTSYPKTASWKNGTNCCSWDGVTCHMSKDYVIGLDLSCSRLRGALHSNSTLFSLRNLQRLNLAGNNFIGSPISSRFGILTGLAHLNLSGSSFSGIIPLEMISHHHSNLISLDLSVSLISLDLSVSLISLDLSDSQDLTIEEDRSFRRFISNLTQLRELALDGVDMSRISPTSLTNLSSTLTSLRLDWCRLQGTFPINIFHLPNLRILSLSDNYNLTGALPQTNWSSSPLVLLSLSKTKFHGPIPDSVGNLTSLEYLYLQGSKFTGSVPPTLGNLDRLSSLALGDINLSGTIDFDMFARLKNLEYLYLFGNFNVMLPNNGNCSFPRLKELILFGVNLTEFPYFLSSSEELEWLDLNGNKISGPIPEWFGRVWSNTLTALSLSSNNFTGEIPSSICQLSSLRDLDLSGNRLNGTIPRCLGNLSNLSYLDLFSNNFTGEIPSSICQLSSLRNLDLSYNRLVGTIPRCFGKLSNLSDLFIFSNNFTGEIPSSICQLSSLRSLYLSDNRLNGTIPRCLGNLSNLSYLSLFSNNFIREIPSSICQLSSLSDLLFSDNRLNGTIPRCLGNFSNLSYLDLSHNQLQGPLPRSLANCTSLQNLDFANNNLDGPLPIPPPTVWFYSVANNKFSGDIPHQLCNATQLDIVNLSNNSLTGSIPHCFINLRASVLDLQANELVGHIPDIFFLGNDLRTIRLSQNRLEGALPRSLANCKNLEVLDLSENKLEDRFPYWLDTLPNLQVLDLRSNKLRGLINSSGKNNHPFPKLHIFDLSDNKFYGHLPAKYIANFIAMKDKARSASQYMWVNNTRATYQDSITVVMKGSTIELVRILSMFTTIDLSRNFFGGDIPELIGDLKLLKGLNLSHNNLTGKIPSSVGNLTNLEWLDLSSNKLNGEIPRGLADLTMLSWLNLSDNHLEGLIPQGRQFDTFNHPFDGNPRLCGYPLPKACGADEQQLPPSTSSGDGEEKAQFGHWIEWWAVAMGYGCGISLGISAGYVMLETRRPKWLARKVERWLVRMVERTRRKKTTRPKKNAAQRNYVRRSTRGK encoded by the exons ATGAGGAGAGATGTTTGggtcttcctcttcctcagcGTCCTATTGTTCTTAATCTCACGCCATTCGATAATAATAGCCGTCGTTGTTGCTGTTCCCACCAGCAATACATCATCCCCTTATTCGTCCCAACGCCCAAGCCCTGCCAGTGAGTGCGATGCCCTGCTCCAATTCAGTCAATCATTTACCATCTCGAGGGATGCCTCTGCAGATTACTGCGATTATCAGACCAACACTTCATATCCGAAGACAGCCTCATGGAAGAACGGCACCAATTGCTGCTCATGGGATGGGGTCACATGCCACATGTCAAAAGATTACGTGATCGGTCTCGATCTCAGTTGCAGTAGGCTTCGGGGAGCCCTCCATTCCAACAGCACTCTCTTCTCGCTCCGGAATCTTCAGCGGCTGAATCTCGCTGGTAACAATTTCATTGGCTCACCAATTTCATCGAGATTTGGTATACTTACAGGATTGGCACATCTCAATCTCTCTGGTTCTTCCTTCTCGGGGATCATTCCTCTGGAGATGATATCTCATCACCATTCCAACCTGATTTCACTCGATCTCTCTGTCAGTCTGATTTCACTCGATCTCTCTGTCAGTCTGATTTCACTCGATCTCTCTGACAGTCAAGATTTGACAATAGAAGAGGATCGTAGTTTCAGAAGGTTTATTAGTAATCTCACTCAGCTGAGAGAACTTGCTCTTGATGGTGTAGACATGTCTAGAATTTCTCCTACTTCCCTCACGAACCTCTCTTCCACTCTAACATCTTTGAGACTTGATTGGTGCCGTCTGCAAGGGACATTCCCAATTAACATCTTTCATCTCCCAAACCTCcgcattctctctctttctgatAATTATAATCTCACGGGTGCTCTCCCCCAAACAAATTGGAGTAGTAGTCCACTCGTCCTCTTGAGTCTATCAAAGACAAAGTTCCACGGACCGATTCCTGATTCAGTGGGGAATCTCACATCCTTGGAATATTTGTACCTCCAAGGGAGCAAATTTACTGGATCGGTACCACCAACACTTGGAAACCTTGACCGCCTCTCTTCCTTGGCCCTCGGTGATATCAACCTCAGTGGTACCATTGACTTTGACATGTTTGCAAGGCTAAAGAATCTTGAGTACCTTTATCTTTTCGGGAACTTTAACGTAATGCTTCCAAACAATGGGAACTGTTCCTTCCCGAGGCTCAAAGAGTTGATACTGTTTGGCGTCAACTTGACCGAGTTCCCATATTTTTTGAGTTCTTCAGAAGAGCTGGAATGGCTGGACCTTAATGGAAACAAGATCAGTGGTCCAATTCCTGAATGGTTTGGGAGAGTGTGGAGCAACACGTTGACAGCCTTGTCTCTCTCTTCTAATAATTTCACCGGAGAGATCCCGTCCTCAATTTGCCAACTGAGTTCACTAAGAGATCTAGACCTCTCAGGTAACCGACTCAACGGCACCATCCCGAGATGCTTGGGAAATTTAAGCAATCTCTCTTATTTGGATctcttttctaataatttcaCCGGAGAGATCCCGTCCTCAATTTGCCAACTGAGTTCACTAAGAAATCTAGACCTCTCATATAATCGACTGGTGGGCACCATCCCGAGATGCTTTGGAAAATTAAGCAATCTCTCTGATTTGTTTatcttttctaataatttcaCCGGAGAGATCCCATCCTCAATCTGCCAACTGAGTTCACTAAGAAGTCTATATCTCTCAGATAATCGACTGAACGGCACCATCCCGAGATGCTTGGGAAATTTAAGCAATCTCTCCTATTTGTCTctcttttctaataatttcatCAGAGAGATCCCATCCTCAATCTGCCAACTGAGTTCACTAAGTGATCTATTATTCTCAGATAACCGACTCAACGGCACCATCCCGAGATGCTTGGGAAATTTTAGCAATCTCTCCTATTTGGATTTGAGCCACAATCAATTACAAGGTCCACTGCCGCGATCTTTAGCAAACTGTACAAGCTTACAGAATCTAGATTTTGCCAATAACAATTTAGACGGCCCACTTCCGATTCCACCGCCCACTGTTTGGTTCTATTCCGTTGCAAACAATAAGTTTAGTGGAGACATTCCTCATCAGCTCTGCAACGCCACTCAGCTAGACATAGTCAATCTCTCCAATAATAGCTTAACCGGTTCCATTCCTCACTGTTTCATAAATTTAAGAGCATCAGTGTTGGACCTCCAAGCAAATGAGCTTGTTGGTCATATACcagatatatttttcttaggGAATGACTTGAGGACGATTCGGTTGAGTCAAAATCGACTTGAAGGTGCTCTGCCACGATCTTTGGCGAATTGCAAGAATTTGGAAGTTTTGGATCTTAGTGAAAATAAGTTGGAGGATCGCTTCCCTTATTGGTTGGACACTCTTCCGAATTTGCAAGTGCTTGACCTAAGATCCAACAAGCTCCGTGGTCTGATTAACAGCTCCGGGAAGAATAATCATCCCTTCCCGAAGTTGCATATTTTTGACCTCTCTGACAACAAATTTTATGGTCATCTTCCGGCTAAGTACATTGCCAACTTCATAGCCATGAAGGATAAAGCAAGAAGTGCTTCACAATACATGTGGGTAAATAATACTCGGGCAACTTATCAAGATTCCATTACAGTGGTCATGAAAGGATCTACCATTGAGTTGGTGAGAATTTTGTCAATGTTTACGACCATCGACTTGTCAAGGAACTTCTTCGGAGGAGATATCCCAGAGTTAATAGGAGATTTGAAGCTACTCAAGGGACTCAACCTTTCTCATAACAATTTGACCGGCAAAATCCCTTCTTCTGTGGGGAACCTGACGAATCTTGAGTGGCTGGACCTCTCCTCGAACAAGCTCAACGGGGAGATCCCTAGAGGATTGGCGGATCTTACAATGCTCTCCTGGTTGAATCTCTCAGATAATCACCTCGAGGGACTGATTCCTCAAGGCAGGCAATTCGACACATTCAACCACCCCTTTGACGGGAATCCTAGATTGTGTGGGTATCCCTTGCCAAAAGCTTGTGGGGCCGATGAGCAGCAGTTACCGCCTTCGACTTCCTCGGGAGATGGAGAAGAAAAGGCGCAATTTGGGCACTGGATTGAATGGTGGGCAGTGGCAATGGGCTATGGATGTGGAATTTCACTCGGGATATCAGCAGGGTACGTTATGCTGGAAACCAGGAGGCCAAAATGGCTGGCGAGAAAGGTTGAGCGATGGCTGGTGAGAATGGTCGAGAGGACGAGACGAAAAAAGACAACTAGGCCGAAGAAAAACGCGGCTCAGAGAAATTACGTGAG GAGGAGCACCAGAGGCAAATAA